The genomic region CGAGCACGGCGCCGACGCGGTCAGCACCGACGACATCGCCGCGGCCGCCGGGGTGGGCAAGGGGACGTTGTTCCGCCGGTTCGGCAGCCGGGCGGGCCTGATGATCGTGTTGCTCGACGAGGACGAAAAGGCCGAGCAGCAGGCGTTCCTATTCGGCCCACCACCGCTGGGCCCCAGCGCCCCTCCGTTGGAGCGCCTGCTGGCCTTCGGCCGCCGACGGCTGGCGTTCGTCCGCAACCACCACGCGCTGCTCTCCGACGCCAACCGCGATCCGCAGACGCGGTTCAACGCGCCGGCCACCCTCCACCACCGGCACGTCCGCGTGCTCCTCGAGGACGCCCACACCAGTGGCGACCTGGACGCCCAGGCGACCGCCCTGCTGGCGCTGCTCGACGCCGACTATGTGCACCATCAGCTGACCGAACGCCGTGCGACCCCGACGTCGCTGGCGCAGGCCTGGGAATCGTTGGCACGCAAGCTCTGTGGCACATGACCCGATGGGTGCTGCACGTCGACCTCGACCAATTCCAGGCGGCAGTGGAGGTGCGCAGGCGTCCCGAACTGGCCGGGCAGCCGATCATCGTGGGCGGCAACGGCGATCCGACCGAGCCCCGCAAGGTGGTCACCTGCGCGTCGTACCCTGCCCGTGACTTCGGGGTGCATGCGGGAATGCCGCTGCGCACCGCGGCCCGCAAGTGCCCGAATGCGACGTTCCTGCCGCTGGACACCGACGCCTACGACGAAGCCTCCGAGGAGGTGATGGGCCTGCTGAGCGACTTCGGCCACCCCGTCGAGGTGTGGGGCTGGGACGAGGCCTACGTCGGCGCGGACCTCGACGCCGAGAGCCCGTTCGGGTTCGCCGCGCGGATCCGTGAGGTCGTCGCCGCCGAGACGGGGCTGTCATGCTCGGTGGGCATCAGCGACAACAAGCAGCGTGCAAAGGTCGCCACCGGCTTCGGCAAGCCACGCTCGGGTGAGCCGGATGCGACCGGAGTCTTCCAGCTGACCGACGACAACTGGATGGCGGTCATGGGCGACCGCTCGGTCGACGCGCTCTGGGGTGTGGGCCCGAAGACCTCGAAAAAGCTTGCCGCGATGGGCATCACGACCGTCGCCGACCTTGCAGGCACCGACGCGACGGTGCTCACGTCGACGTTCGGCCCGACGACCGGCCTGTGGGTTCTGCTGCTGGCCAAAGGTGGCGGCGACGCGAATGTCAGTGCCGAGCCGTGGGTGCCACGCTCGCGCAGCCACGTGATCACGTTTCCGCGCGACCTGACCGACGGCGCCGAGATCGACTCGGCCGTGGTCGGACTCGCCCAGCAGACGCTCACCGAGATCGTCGGGCAGGGCCGGATCGTCACCCGCGTGGCGGTGACGGTGCGCACGACGACGTTCTTCACCCGCACCAAGATCCGCAAGCTGCCCGAACCGACGGTCGCCCCGGAGGTCGTCACGGCGACGGCTCTCGATCTTCTCGGCCAGTTCGAACTCGACCGTCCCATCCGGCTGCTCGGTGTCCGGCTGGAACTCGCGCCGCCCGACGGCGGGTACTGACCGTGTTGCAGACAGTCGCGATCCGCGGATACCGCTCCCTGCGCGACGTCGTCCTGCCATTGGCGCGGTTGACGGTCGTCACCGGCGCCAACGGCACGGGCAAGTCGTCGCTGTACCGTGCGCTGCGGCTGCTGGCCGACTGCGGCCGCGGTGAGGTGATCGGCTCGCTGGCCCGCGAGGGCGGGCTCGAGTCGGTGCTGTGGGCGGGCCCGGAGCAGCCGGCCGGAGCGCGTCGAACGGGCCGCGTCGAGGGCACCACCCGCACCGGTCCGGTGTCACTCGAACTGGGTTTCGCGTCGGATGATTTCGGATATCTGGTCGATCTCGGCCTGCCGCAGATGGCCGGCCACAATTCGCTGTTCGCGCGTGATCCGGAGATCAAACGCGAGGCCGTCTTCGTCGGCCCCGTCATGCGCAACGGCTC from Mycobacterium sp. IDR2000157661 harbors:
- a CDS encoding TetR/AcrR family transcriptional regulator — its product is MAAPRHLAELPVTDQTPHERGDAARNRALLLDAARRLIAEHGADAVSTDDIAAAAGVGKGTLFRRFGSRAGLMIVLLDEDEKAEQQAFLFGPPPLGPSAPPLERLLAFGRRRLAFVRNHHALLSDANRDPQTRFNAPATLHHRHVRVLLEDAHTSGDLDAQATALLALLDADYVHHQLTERRATPTSLAQAWESLARKLCGT
- a CDS encoding DNA polymerase IV — translated: MTRWVLHVDLDQFQAAVEVRRRPELAGQPIIVGGNGDPTEPRKVVTCASYPARDFGVHAGMPLRTAARKCPNATFLPLDTDAYDEASEEVMGLLSDFGHPVEVWGWDEAYVGADLDAESPFGFAARIREVVAAETGLSCSVGISDNKQRAKVATGFGKPRSGEPDATGVFQLTDDNWMAVMGDRSVDALWGVGPKTSKKLAAMGITTVADLAGTDATVLTSTFGPTTGLWVLLLAKGGGDANVSAEPWVPRSRSHVITFPRDLTDGAEIDSAVVGLAQQTLTEIVGQGRIVTRVAVTVRTTTFFTRTKIRKLPEPTVAPEVVTATALDLLGQFELDRPIRLLGVRLELAPPDGGY